One Pseudomonadota bacterium genomic window, GTCCTGTTCGTCGTCGTTTCTCGGAGGCGGCGCCTACCGCCACTACGTGCCGGCAGCGGTGTCGGAGCTCGCGGGCCGCTCCGAGTTCGTGACCCCCTACACCCCCTACCAGCCCGAGGTGAGCCAGGGGACGCTCCAGGCGATATTCGAGTACCAGTCGCAGATATGCCGCATCTTCGGGATGGACGTCTCCAACGGCTCCCACTACTCCGGCGCGACCGCGGCCGCCGATGCGGCGCTCATGGCGCGCAGGATATCGAAGGGGAGAAAGAAGGTCCTGCTCCCCGAGAACATGCACCCCGAGTACCGCCACGTGGTCGAGACGGTGATAGCGGACGAAAAGGATGTGGGGAACATCCCCGCCTCCGCCGGCCACATCGACCGGGCGGCCCTCTCATCCATGATCTCGGACGAGGTGGCCGCGGTGTTCGTCCAGTACCCGAACTTCTTCGGCATAGTGGAGGACTTGAGAGACGTGGCCCAGGCGGCGCACGAGGCCCGGGCCCTCATGGTCGCGGTGGTCCCCGAGCCGATCGCGCTGGGCATACTCAACCCGCCCGGTTCGTTCGGCGCCGACATAGCGGTGGGCGAAGGGCTGTCGCTGGGGCTGCCGGTCAGCTTCGGCGGCCCCACGCTCGGCATATTCACCGCGCGCCGCGAGCTGGTCCGCGACATGCCGGGACGCATATGCGGAAAGACCGTCGACGCCGGGGGAAGGCCCGGCTACGTGCTCACCCTCTCCACCCGCGAGCAGCACATACGCCGCGAACGGGCGACCTCCAACATCTGCTCCAACCAGGCGCTCTGCGCCACGACCGCCGCGATCTACATGTCCATGCTGGGCAAGGAGGGCATGAGGGAGCTCGCCTCCATCAACGCGGCAAAGGCCGATTACGCGAAGAAGAGGCTGGCCTCGGTCGCGGGCGTCGAGATCCCATTCGAGGCGCCGACGTTCAATGAGTTCGTCTATGAGACCGCGAGGCCAGCCGCGGATGTGCTCGACGCGCTCCTGGCAGACGGGATCATGGGCGGCATCGACCTCGGCAAGTGGATGCCGGACATGGACCGGCGCGTGCTGGTATGCGCGACGGAGCTCAACACGAAACAGGAGATCGACGGCTACGCCGACGCATTGGCCGCCGCTCTCAGATAGATCGGGACGAGAGAGTTTGCGATGAGCAGAGAGAATACAGGGCAGACCACCGGCACAACCGGCCTCCTCTTCGAGGAGCCGACGATATTCGAGCAGAGCGTGCCGGGCAGGCGCGGCACCTCTCTCCCCGCAAGCGACGTGCCGGAGTTCAATCCGTGCGAGGCGTTCGGAAGGCTCACGCGCGACACCGCTCCCGCGCTGCCGGAGCTCTGCGAGGCGGACGTGGTGCGCCACTTCACCAGGCTCTCCATGCAGAACTACTCCAAGGACGTGGGGTTCTATCCGCTGGGCTCGTGCACGATGAAGTACAACCCCAAGATCGCAAGCCGCGCAGCGGCGCTGCCCGGCTTTGCCGACACCCACCCCTTCCAGCCGGAGTCCACGGTCCAGGGGAACCTCAGGGTCTGCTGGGAGCTGGAGAGGCATCTGGCCGAGATCTGCGGCATGGACGCGGTCACGCTGTGGCCAGCGGCCGGCAGCCACGGCGAGCTCACCGGCATGCTGATGATCAGGGCCTATCACACGATGCGCGGAAACCCTCGCAGCAAGGTGATCATCCCCGATTCCGCGCACGGGACCAACCCGGCGTCGGCCGCCACCTGCCACTACGGCGTTGTGACCGTGAAGTCGGGGCCAGACGGCCTGCTCGACCCGGCCGCGGTCGAGGCGGCGATGGACGACGAGGTGGCGGCCATAATGATCACGAATCCCAACACGCTCGGGATATTCGAGGAGCACTTCAAGGACGTGGCGGACATCGTTCACGCGAAGGGGGGGCTCGTCTACCTCGACGGCGCGAACCTCAACGCGCTCATGGGGGTGGTGAAGCCGGGCGAAATCGGCGCGGACCTCATGCACATGAATCTCCACAAGACCTTCGGCACGCCCCACGGCGGC contains:
- the gcvPA gene encoding aminomethyl-transferring glycine dehydrogenase subunit GcvPA; translated protein: MRHLPHTSEEIAAMLSRAGAKDLDTLFKAIPKGLRCDAGLAIPEGMAEQDLWKDLNAVAMQNRTMSCSSSFLGGGAYRHYVPAAVSELAGRSEFVTPYTPYQPEVSQGTLQAIFEYQSQICRIFGMDVSNGSHYSGATAAADAALMARRISKGRKKVLLPENMHPEYRHVVETVIADEKDVGNIPASAGHIDRAALSSMISDEVAAVFVQYPNFFGIVEDLRDVAQAAHEARALMVAVVPEPIALGILNPPGSFGADIAVGEGLSLGLPVSFGGPTLGIFTARRELVRDMPGRICGKTVDAGGRPGYVLTLSTREQHIRRERATSNICSNQALCATTAAIYMSMLGKEGMRELASINAAKADYAKKRLASVAGVEIPFEAPTFNEFVYETARPAADVLDALLADGIMGGIDLGKWMPDMDRRVLVCATELNTKQEIDGYADALAAALR
- the gcvPB gene encoding aminomethyl-transferring glycine dehydrogenase subunit GcvPB; its protein translation is MSRENTGQTTGTTGLLFEEPTIFEQSVPGRRGTSLPASDVPEFNPCEAFGRLTRDTAPALPELCEADVVRHFTRLSMQNYSKDVGFYPLGSCTMKYNPKIASRAAALPGFADTHPFQPESTVQGNLRVCWELERHLAEICGMDAVTLWPAAGSHGELTGMLMIRAYHTMRGNPRSKVIIPDSAHGTNPASAATCHYGVVTVKSGPDGLLDPAAVEAAMDDEVAAIMITNPNTLGIFEEHFKDVADIVHAKGGLVYLDGANLNALMGVVKPGEIGADLMHMNLHKTFGTPHGGGGPGAGPVAVLKELAQYLPVPRIVKRGDSYRISEKFPESIGRINTFFGNFGVLLRAYAYIRELGAEGLAAATRMAVLNANYVRARLEKAYDLPYKKPCMHECVFSDKLQQAKGIKTLDIAKRLMDYGFHPPTVYFPLIVHGAIMIEPTETECKDQLDRFCDAMLAIAGECEDQPDLVKNAPSRPFRRRLDEARAAKELVLKE